In Taeniopygia guttata chromosome 14, bTaeGut7.mat, whole genome shotgun sequence, the genomic window AAACAACTGGGAGACATGAACTGTGATTATTATCAGAGAAGCACTGGTCCCTATGCTTAACTGAGCCCAACGTCTCACTTTGGTTTACTCCAGGAGTGGTTACACAGAATAGTCCAATGTTCTGCAccaaaaagccaaagaaaacaaatttccaGTTATTTTaggcagaaaataaaagtattagGGGATGACTCTGTGCAAATCCTCCACTTCAAGGTTCCACATGTTCTTATGGATGGGGTTTTCAGAGAGATCCGTCATCTTTATTGCTCGAAGAATGGGCTCCGGACTGCAGGACCGCACCACACCCATCACCATTACATACTTCCCTAAAAAACAAGTAAGCATTTAATTCAATTAACCTTTGTATTGTCATTTAAATTCATAAACCAAATTACTTAAAGCCAAGTAAACAGCGCAAATTGAAGATGCTGGTACTTGTACAAAAACTCAAGGAACGAAGATTGCTTAGAACTAAATTTCAGAAAAAGGCTTAATTATCTGTACAGCCACTTTTACGGCCTATTTAACTACATTTCCACATACCGTAAGagccaaacaaacacaaatttgTCCTGCTTTGTGAATGGACTGAGGACAGGTCAGAAGTTTAAGCAGTGTGCCTGTTGTGTACCACAATTTCTGCAATTCTGCAGACCAACACTTCTCCAATTGAACTAGCAGTTCTGGTGAAcggaaaagaaggaaaataaagcaagaaagaaagagaagagagaaacagGAGAAGAATCTCTCTCCTTGTTCAGGGCGTCCTACATGCGGCCCGCCacggccgcggggccgggccagCGCCCTTCGCCCCGGGGGGCTCCCCCGCCCCGCGGTACCTGCGCTGAGGCACGGCCGGCCCTGCGGCACCTGCTCCACGCCCAGCACGGTGAAGGCGCCGCTGCCGTCCtgcagccgggccgagccgccTTCGGCGCCGCGCTGCACCTCCAGCACGGTGCCCTGCATCCACACGGCCCTCAGGGGcagcggggcccggcccgccgccgcccgccgcagctcccagctcccgcCCGGGCCGCGCTCCGCCCGCCGCAGCTGCGCCGCCAGCACCTTCACCGGCGGGCCTGGCGGGCCCGGCACCGCCAGCACTTTCACCGGCGGGCCCGGCGCCGCCCCGGCCATGCTGAGCGGCGCCTGAGGGCGCGCAGCCGCGGAGGGCGGGaagcgcccggcccggcccggccccgagCCGCGGAGCTGCCCGCGCGGAGCGGGAGGCGCCGTGCGGGACGTGCGGCCCGTGCGCGGCGGGGCTGTGCGGGCGCAGAGCGCGGGCAGTGCCCGGGCCGGttcccccgccccgccgcctcGGCGGCTGCGCCGTGCGCCAGCCCCCCGAGCCACCGCCCCTCGGCTGGATCGGCCCAGAGCCCGAGGGGCCGTCATTTTACCGGTGTCGGTTCGGGACCGGCCCCTTCCCGTGCCAAAGGTACCGTGAGCAGTGACTCGGTGCTCTGTTCGCTGTGCTCTGCCCCGGCCCGCTGCCTCCCACCTGCCCGGCGGGAAGGGGCCGCGGTGCTCACCTGTGAGTTGACGAAGCTCCGGTTTCgtgagaaaacaggaaaatgcgCGCACTGATTTTCCCAGGGATGCTCTTCTGGGGAAATACGGAGCATTACGCACTGAAACCATGGGCAGTTTTAAGATGGGAGACTTGAATTCCAAGGCCTTAACGAATTTATTTACTGTCTGTTTATATTGCCGACTGGCTAGTTCCCTTTGCTGCAGTCTGGTATTCTTGAAATGTTATGGTTTCTTTTGGGTTGGTGGGTTGACCAAAAAATAAGCTAATGAAGAAACAGGAGGCTGGAACAAGACAATCGGGAAAATCAAAGGGATGGGTTCATTACTTTCACAAGTCCTCTTACCTACAAAAGTGCAGAATGGGTAAAAATACACTGACTTCAATCATTCTTCTTTAGAAGAGCTTTTGTTCTCCATTAAAATAGGCagttactttattttaaaaatctggttttgtcCTGAGTAACAAAATATATCAAAAGGCCTTTTTTCCTATTCACCCATCATGTTGTGAATTatttattcaggttttttttttccccaaatatattttctgtttggaGACATTCTGTAAATGGGACTGTATTATTTTTATAGTGTAAGGAAGCAGTTAATTTTTTGTTACCACTTACAGTAAGAATAAAACATAATATTgctaataacaataaaaatactgaCATCTAAGTACAATAGAGAACCATGTAATCTGGCAATCAAATCATATAGCTTACAGGAATAGAAAGACATTAGATGGTTACTGTATATGAATACATGATTTGAGCAAGGCTCACAGGAGAATATTTGTAATTTATGCCCTTAAGCTGCAGTCACTTGACAGCATCAATATTTAgtttcacataaaaaaaaaaaaaaatgcgcCAAATATTGATAAAAGTATTGTATTTCTATTTGTTACTGCATAATAGGAGTGTCTAAAGCTTATTAAGCCATTAAATCTACAGATCAAGGCAAGACCCCTACAAGAGTGTAATCTTCAGGAGAGACTAAAAGGTCCATTTTA contains:
- the RMI2 gene encoding recQ-mediated genome instability protein 2, with product MAGAAPGPPVKVLAVPGPPGPPVKVLAAQLRRAERGPGGSWELRRAAAGRAPLPLRAVWMQGTVLEVQRGAEGGSARLQDGSGAFTVLGVEQVPQGRPCLSAGKYVMVMGVVRSCSPEPILRAIKMTDLSENPIHKNMWNLEVEDLHRVIP